The Chanos chanos chromosome 6, fChaCha1.1, whole genome shotgun sequence genome includes a region encoding these proteins:
- the LOC115815713 gene encoding mRNA decay activator protein ZFP36 codes for MPSYALNQCIDLDEVLSKQFLSLDLREPPKTSALHASSVGYRKPGTSCSPSSGSGLSPLGTESVSLTSSHWRQSREHSPSSRWNKMSFWTERSVSMVESNTGGFSWASSETSHGQQAAVTPNSFSVTSSASSGAAPTPSSRYKTELCRTYTERGTCKYGAKCQFAHGQEELRDLNRHPKYKTEPCRTFHSIGFCPYGIRCHFVHNNEDDLAHARPKNQTSRPPAQRPPLLKQSFSFAGFPSNPAPLDLSLPPPFLRAPSVSSPNSATISDLLSLAFPDLDRAGDLEQAPEPQPQFLPSPDSGCSNCGLTPTLSPSHNPLGQTEGCLRRSPGAGSSMGGRCLSHTSLSDQESGTGSSASSLSGSDSSCSYDAPGRRLPIFSQLSVPDEGFFSESSNGTSFFL; via the exons ATGCCGTCGTACGCACTGAATCAGTGTATTGATTTGGATGAAGTTTTAAGCAAG CAGTTTCTGAGCCTTGACCTGCGAGAGCCACCAAAGACCTCTGCTTTACATGCATCATCAGTTGGATATAGAAAACCAGGGACCTCCTGCTCCCCATCCAGTGGTTCAGGCCTCTCGCCACTTGGCACAGAGAGTGTAAGTCTGACCTCAAGCCACTGGAGGCAAAGCAGAGAACATTCGCCGTCTTCACGCTGGAACAAGATGTCATTCTGGACTGAGCGCTCCGTCAGTATGGTAGAGTCTAACACGGGCGGTTTCAGTTGGGCATCTTCTGAGACCAGCCACGGACAACAGGCCGCAGTGACTCCAAACTCCTTCTCTGTCACGAGCTCCGCCTCCTCGGGCGCTGCGCCGACCCCGTCGTCCCGATATAAGACGGAACTGTGCCGTACTTACACCGAACGCGGCACGTGCAAGTACGGCGCAAAGTGCCAGTTTGCACACGGGCAGGAGGAACTGCGTGACCTGAACCGCCATCCCAAATACAAGACGGAACCCTGCCGCACCTTCCACTCCATAGGCTTCTGTCCCTACGGCATCCGCTGCCATTTCGTCCACAATAACGAAGACGACCTTGCCCACGCCAGACCCAAGAACCAAACCTCCAGGCCCCCTGCCCAGCGCCCCCCACTCCTTAAACAGAGCTTCAGCTTTGCTGGCTTCCCCTCCAACCCTGCTCCACTCGACCTGTCCCTGCCCCCACCCTTCCTCAGAGCCCCCTCCGTCTCTTCCCCGAACTCTGCCACCATCTccgaccttctctctctcgccttccCCGACTTGGACCGCGCTGGGGATCTGGAGCAGGCCCCTGAGCCCCAGCCTCAATTTCTCCCCTCGCCCGACTCGGGCTGCTCCAACTGTGGATTGACCCCAACCCTGTCCCCCTCCCATAACCCGCTGGGCCAGACGGAAGGGTGCCTGCGACGGAGCCCAGGTGCTGGTTCGTCCATGGGCGGCAGATGCCTGTCCCACACCTCCCTGTCTGACCAGGAGAGCGGCACCGGAAGCTCTGCCAGCAGCCTGAGCGGTTCTGATTCCTCTTGCAGCTACGACGCCCCTGGACGAAGACTCCCCATCTTTAGCCAGCTCTCTGTACCAGATGAGGGTTTCTTTAGCGAGAGCAGCAATGGCACAAGCTTTTTCCTCTAG